A genomic segment from Aspergillus puulaauensis MK2 DNA, chromosome 1, nearly complete sequence encodes:
- a CDS encoding uncharacterized protein (COG:S;~EggNog:ENOG410PUQG;~InterPro:IPR012047,IPR007506,IPR002840;~PFAM:PF01989,PF04412): protein MRIAAKAIVNGSASDEVLYSSTPLSFWGGVGQDTGKIIDHHHPLFGQNIKDRVLVLPSTRGSCSGSLVMIELLVNKVAPAALIFRDAEEIVTTGVLVAQTLLNLSIPVYRVSTEQFNTLRSQKYISTCSSDYPDLLGSPARLPTQPEDSPLPQTAIPNPDITNHIYLTPTDKAILSGSNGTAASLAMKILLQYAHLQNAHQLTPVSRAHIDACIYTGPASNLIAQTFLTQHARVAVPTTLNSISIDQRRWRELGMDEDLAREANKLANSYVAMGATNSFTCAPYLLDDSVPQAGESIGWAESNAVVFANSVLGARTQKYPDLIDVCIALTGRAPLAGAQTGEGRVPVVCLEVSVRPDQVLAMEDAFWPLLGYAVGKVVGGEIPLITGLEGMKSQPTMSDLKGFGAAFATTASAPMFHIAGVTPEAAQFYPAGLRRVQLTERNLCAALYELTTASDETVGLVSLGNPHFSLEEFARLSELCDGTRKASSVQMIITTNRQIYAQACAAGYISTVEAFGADIITDTCWCMISESAIRKDVVNLMTNSAKYAHYAPGIVHRGVHFGSLKDCVTAAELGRVEDLMAIDVES from the coding sequence ATGAGGATAGCAGCAAAAGCCATCGTCAACGGCTCCGCCTCAGATGAGGTGCTTTACTCCTCCACGCCTCTCAGCTTCTGGGGAGGCGTCGGACAGGACACAGGCAAGATCAtcgaccaccaccatcctctCTTCGGCCAAAACATCAAAGACCGGGTCCTTGTGTTACCCTCAACTCGCGGATCCTGCAGTGGAAGTCTAGTGATGATCGAACTGCTGGTGAACAAAGTTGCCCCTGCAGCGCTCATCTTCAGAGACGCCGAAGAGATCGTAACAACAGGAGTCCTCGTCGCACAAACACTCCTCAACCTCTCCATCCCAGTTTACCGAGTCAGCACAGAGCAATTCAACACTCTGCGATCGCAGAAATACATCTCTACCTGCAGTTCCGACTACCCCGACCTCCTAGGCAGCCCAGCACGACTCCCAACACAACCGGAAGACTCGCCACTACCCCAAACCGCAATACCAAACCCAGACATCACAAACCACATCTACCTAACACCAACGGACAAAGCAATCCTAAGCGGCTCGAACGGCACCGCCGCATCCCTCGCAATGAAAATCCTGCTACAATACGCACACCTCCAAAACGCCCACCAACTCACCCCGGTCTCGCGCGCCCACATCGACGCCTGCATCTACACCGGCCCAGCAAGCAACCTCATCGCACAAACATTCCTCACCCAGCACGCGCGCGTTGCCGTACCCACAACCCTAAACTCCATCTCAATCGACCAGCGGCGATGGCGCGAGCTCGGCATGGACGAGGATCTCGCGCGGGAAGCGAACAAGCTCGCGAATAGCTATGTCGCCATGGGCGCGACAAATAGCTTCACCTGTGCGCCGTACTTGTTAGATGATTCCGTCCCGCAGGCTGGAGAGAGTATCGGCTGGGCGGAGTCGAATGCGGTGGTGTTTGCGAATAGTGTGCTTGGGGCGCGCACGCAGAAGTATCCGGATTTGATTGATGTTTGTATTGCACTGACAGGGAGGGCGCCGCTTGCTGGGGCGCAGACGGGCGAGGGTCGGGTTCCTGTGGTTTGCCTTGAAGTGTCTGTAAGGCCAGACCAGGTGCTTGCGATGGAAGATGCATTTTGGCCGTTACTGGGGTATGCGGTTGGCAAGGTCGTAGGGGGTGAGATTCCCTTGATTAcggggttggaggggatgaAGAGCCAGCCTACGATGTCTGATTTGAAGGGTTTTGGCGCGGCGTTTGCTACGACGGCTTCGGCGCCTATGTTCCATATTGCTGGTGTGACACCTGAAGCAGCGCAGTTCTATCCGGCTGGATTGCGGCGGGTTCAGCTGACGGAGAGGAACCTATGCGCTGCTTTGTATGAGCTTACCACGGCGAGCGATGAGACAGTTGGGCTTGTCTCGCTGGGAAACCCGCACTTCTCTCTGGAAGAGTTCGCCCGGTTGAGCGAACTCTGCGATGGCACGCGTAAAGCATCATCGGTGCAGATGATAATCACTACGAACCGGCAAATCTACGCGCAAGCCTGCGCTGCTGGATATATCAGCACCGTCGAAGCTTTTGGAGCCGATATCATCACGGATACATGCTGGTGTATGATCTCCGAGTCGGCGATTAGGAAGGATGTGGTGAACCTGATGACGAACTCGGCTAAGTATGCGCATTACGCACCGGGGATAGTGCATCGAGGGGTGCACTTTGGGAGTCTAAAGGACTGTGTTACTGCTGCAGAGCTGGGACGAGTTGAGGACCTTATGGCTATAGATGTAGAGTCATGA
- a CDS encoding NAD(P)-dependent alcohol dehydrogenase (COG:Q;~EggNog:ENOG410PMH2;~InterPro:IPR013154,IPR013149,IPR002328,IPR036291, IPR011032,IPR029752,IPR020843;~PFAM:PF00107,PF08240;~go_function: GO:0008270 - zinc ion binding [Evidence IEA];~go_function: GO:0016491 - oxidoreductase activity [Evidence IEA];~go_process: GO:0055114 - oxidation-reduction process [Evidence IEA]), protein MSFTVYKGSSDGIVESQSKKPTSLQRDQVLVKVTHSGVCGTDLHYKSADMVLGHEGVGHVEEVGPEVRSLKKGDRVGWGYEHDCCGWCHHCLSGWETFCPERKMYGLADLDQGSFASHAVWREAFLFNIPDALDNASAAPLMCGGATVYNAMVCADVKPTSTVGIVGIGGLGHLAIQFANKMGCHVVVFSGTDSKKDEALKLGAHEFHATKGAKELKLDGAHKLSHLIVSTSALPDWQLYLAVLDARATISPLTVSDKPFTFPHNDLMVRGLRVQGGIVAARQVHRDMLEFAAFHGIKPMSVKFPLTEKGVRECVQTLEEGKMRYRGVLEAQ, encoded by the coding sequence ATGTCATTCACAGTCTACAAAGGATCCTCCGACGGGATCGTCGAGTCGCAATCCAAGAAACCCACTTCTCTTCAGCGCGACCAGGTGCTCGTCAAAGTCACCCACTCGGGGGTGTGCGGCACCGACCTGCACTACAAATCCGCCGACATGGTGCTCGGCCACGAGGGCGTCGGGCACGTCGAGGAGGTCGGTCCGGAAGTGAGGTCCCTGAAGAAGGGCGACCGCGTAGGTTGGGGCTACGAGCACGACTGCTGCGGCTGGTGCCACCACTGTCTGTCCGGCTGGGAGACCTTTTGTCCGGAGCGCAAGATGTACGGACTAGCAGACCTGGATCAGGGGTCGTTCGCGAGCCACGCCGTCTGGCGCGAGGCATTTCTATTCAATATCCCCGACGCCCTGGATAACGCGTCCGCGGCGCCCCTGATGTGCGGCGGAGCGACGGTGTACAACGCGATGGTCTGCGCGGACGTcaaacccaccagcaccgtGGGGATAGTGGGCATAGGCGGGCTGGGCCACCTGGCGATCCAGTTTGCGAACAAGATGGGATGCCACGTTGTGGTGTTCTCGGGGACGGActcgaagaaggacgaggcgcTGAAGCTGGGCGCGCACGAGTTCCACGCGACCAAGGGCGCAAAGGAGCTGAAACTGGACGGAGCGCACAAGCTGAGCCATTTGATTGTGAGCACGAGCGCGCTGCCGGACTGGCAGCTCTACCTGGCGGTGCTGGATGCGCGGGCGACGATCTCGCCGCTCACGGTCTCGGACAAGCCCTTTACTTTCCCGCATAATGACCTAATGGTGCGAGGCTTGCGTGTGCAGGGGGGAATTGTGGCCGCGCGCCAGGTGCACCGCGACATGCTCGAGTTTGCAGCCTTCCATGGCATCAAGCCCATGTCGGTGAAGTTTCCGCTGACAGAGAAGGGCGTCCGGGAGTGCGTgcagacgctggaggagggcAAGATGCGGTACCGGGGTGTGCTGGAGGCGCAGTAA
- a CDS encoding uncharacterized protein (COG:G;~EggNog:ENOG410PW2N;~InterPro:IPR003378;~TransMembrane:1 (i12-31o);~go_component: GO:0016020 - membrane [Evidence IEA];~go_function: GO:0016757 - transferase activity, transferring glycosyl groups [Evidence IEA]): MLSLSQRAYRRLYIFAALVLLLHFYAVYNHYHPDSPVYSINGRIPADCPSLPGLSDVVLVLKTGVTEANSKLPIHRNTTLRCIPNYIVWSDYDEEIADIPVHDVLYNESSHLHQLPDFNLYTRVKSYGRNGLTQIDLSDDPSTPFGKSNPGWKLDKWKFVPMIEHTFRLFNKPSLKWYVFMEADTYILWSSLLSWLERLDYTKPYYMGNQMQIRDVLFAHGGSGFVLSRPAISKAAELIETQRSHWDSVTESEWAGDCVLGMLLRDAGVNLEWSWPILQIAPPKEIEAFAGKYGRTPWCYPAVSFHHLKPDEIRDITKMEGAVARQSSNGAKEPVLWKDVFNEMNRPRMIEGNLVDWDNEGEEERTVVRSVEACRQLCEKDRNCLQFTRRPDGMCVFGRDARLGEARQGYGSGWMLQRIDARAKALGTCPQPKWT, from the coding sequence ATGTTGTCGCTGTCACAACGGGCGTACCGGCGCCTCTATATCTTCGCAGCCCTCGTGCTGCTGCTACACTTCTACGCCGTCTACAACCACTACCACCCCGACAGCCCCGTCTACTCCATCAACGGGCGCATCCCCGCCGACTGCCCGTCGCTACCCGGGCTGTCCGAcgtggtgctggtgctcaAAACCGGTGTGACAGAAGCAAACTCCAAACTGCCCATCCACCGCAACACCACCCTGCGCTGTATCCCCAACTACATAGTCTGGTCCGACTACGACGAGGAAATCGCCGACATCCCCGTGCACGATGTGCTGTACAACGAATCCTCACACCTGCACCAACTCCCCGACTTCAACCTCTATACGCGCGTCAAGTCCTACGGTCGCAATGGGCTCACCCAAATCGACCTATCCGACGACCCATCAACCCCGTTCGGGAAATCCAACCCAGGCTGGAAACTGGACAAATGGAAATTCGTGCCCATGATCGAGCACACCTTCCGGCTGTTCAACAAACCCTCTCTGAAGTGGTACGTCTTCATGGAGGCCGACACATACATCCTCTGGTCCTCGCTGCTTTCCTGGCTCGAGCGCCTCGACTACACGAAGCCCTACTACATGGGCAACCAGATGCAGATCCGGGACGTGCTGTTCGCGCACGGCGGCAGCGGGTTCGTACTGAGCCGGCCTGCGATTTCCAAAGCAGCGGAGCTGATCGAGACGCAGCGCAGCCACTGGGACTCGGTTACCGAGTCCGAGTGGGCGGGCGATTGTGTGCTGGGGATGCTGCTGCGGGACGCAGGGGTGAATCTGGAATGGAGCTGGCCGATACTCCAGATTGCGCCGccgaaggagattgaggcCTTTGCGGGCAAGTATGGGCGTACCCCGTGGTGTTATCCTGCTGTGTCGTTTCATCATCTTAAGCCGGATGAGATCCGGGATATCACCAAGATGGAGGGTGCTGTTGCGAGGCAGAGTAGTAATGGTGCGAAAGAGCCGGTGCTTTGGAAAGATGTCTTTAATGAGATGAACCGGCCGCGGATGATCGAGGGCAATTTGGTCGACTGGGATAatgagggtgaggaggagcggaCGGTTGTCAGGAGCGTCGAGGCTTGCAGGCAGCTCTGCGAGAAGGACCGCAATTGCCTGCAGTTCACGAGGAGGCCCGATGGGATGTGTGTCTTTGGGAGAGACGCCCGACTGGGAGAGGCAAGGCAGGGCTACGGGTCTGGCTggatgctgcagaggatTGATGCAAGGGCAAAGGCCCTGGGGACCTGTCCACAGCCCAAGTGGACTTAA
- a CDS encoding alpha/beta hydrolase family esterase (CAZy:CE1;~COG:O;~EggNog:ENOG410PHX9;~InterPro:IPR010126,IPR029058;~PFAM:PF00756,PF10503,PF00326;~SECRETED:SignalP(1-18);~go_component: GO:0005576 - extracellular region [Evidence IEA];~go_function: GO:0016787 - hydrolase activity [Evidence IEA]) yields the protein MKLPTLFLAFASATAASAAALTQVLDFGDNPGDNELWIYVPDQLSENPAVIVALHGCLGSANDYYSQTDLPAAADENGFILVYPGSHDDSNCWDVATEESLTHGGGSDSQSIVNMVQYALDEYSGDSTKVFATGSSSGAMMSLVLAAAYPDVFSGIAAYSGIPYGCLRGSPGSSPISADQACARGEVSKTAQEWKSEVEKAWPGFNGSYPKVQVWHGTADSVVLPNNFDEEVKQWSAVFGVDVTEEEQNSPLAGYTRSIFGDGSQFEAYLAEGVGHVVPTQVDSTLQWFGLV from the exons ATGAAGCTCCCTaccctcttcctcgcatTTGCATCTGCCACCGCGGCATCCGCGGCAGCCCTAACCCAAGTCCTCGACTTTGGCGACAACCCAGGGGACAATGAGTTGTGGATCTACGTTCCCGACCAGCTATCTGAGAATCCAGCTGTCATCGTCGCG CTCCACGGCTGCCTTGGCTCCGCAAATGACTACTACAGCCAGACAGACCTCCCCGCTGCCGCTGACGAGAacggcttcatcctcgtctacCCGGGCTCCCACGATGACTCCAACTGCTGGGACGTGGCGACAGAGGAATCGCTTACCCATGGTGGGGGAAGCGACTCCCAGTCTATTGTGAATATGGTGCAGTATGCGCTGGATGAGTATAGCGGTGACAGCACCAAGGTGTTTGCGACAGGCTCCTCGTCCGGCGCTATGATGAGTCTTGTCCTGGCCGCGGCGTACCCGGATGTCTTTTCCGGGATAGCGGCGTATAGTGGCATCCCGTATGGTTGTCTACGCGGTTCACCGGGCTCCTCGCCAATCAGCGCTGATCAGGCGTGTGCGAGGGGAGAGGTGAGTAAGACTGCGCAGGAGTGGAAGAGTGAGGTGGAAAAGGCGTGGCCTGGGTTTAATGGAAGCTATCCCAAGGTGCAGGTGTGGCATGGCACCGCGGATTCGGTCGTATTGCCGAATAACTTCGACGAGGAGGTGAAGCAGTGGTCCGCTGTTTTTGGTGTGGATGTGACCGAGGAGGAACAGAATAGCCCGCTGGCTGGGTATACGCGGTCTATCTTTGGGGATGGCAGCCAGTTTGAAGCATATCTTGCAGAGGGCGTTGGACATGTGGTGCCGACGCAGGTCGACTCGACGCTGCAGTGGTTCGGGCTAGTATAG
- a CDS encoding uncharacterized protein (COG:E;~EggNog:ENOG410PUFX;~InterPro:IPR000277,IPR015424,IPR015421,IPR015422;~PFAM:PF01053;~go_function: GO:0003824 - catalytic activity [Evidence IEA];~go_function: GO:0030170 - pyridoxal phosphate binding [Evidence IEA];~go_process: GO:0019346 - transsulfuration [Evidence IEA]) has product MGSGNDGSQSWLPPAPQMLPLGHGNIFPPGGRHPVSTSLPTWDSVIGQSRKEKWVYDKLEWAYPRFYINKPVRDLAGAVARRLNIADPNTSCMLFSSTNARKCATSLREASPDPENESESDIIHFCTPADPDIGVGPWGWASFSAVVMPSESWNKAMAFWRDTGSGLSTRHAEFCLEVLHYLGSESSNKEFCAGAPRKGNRHSLPQSLALVEAAEAAETSLDGVKSILARIATSEQPGQPTVSPDDVFLYPTGMNAIFSLSENLLQLDGDSRVAAFGWLYPETVEVLRAGWGKVLAYRFGTEREYNHLEESLESGKRIKALFCEIPSNITLYTPDLRRIRALADKYGFIVACDNTVAGYHDIDALPYVDVMISSLTKSFSGASNVTGGGLVLNPGSRYHSTLRKLLNDNYEKTYFPLDVAQLQTNCQSTAWRVNKCNKNTLPLVDLFASHPTVAAVHHPSTEPTSHLYKSLMRKDGGYGNLLSVVFHNPRSAEHFYNILDTCKGSSFGTNFTLAVPYVQLANFWNQDKVVKYGVPRHIIRISVGLEEGEELVEVVARALEGVVEFEARPVHGVERSLCTEGNVSGGSMCKEEHISN; this is encoded by the exons ATGGGCTCCGGCAATGACGGCTCTCAGTCCTGGCTGCCCCCAGCACCTCAGATGCTGCCGCTGGGACACGGGAATATCTTCCCCCCTGGTGGTCGTCAC CCTGTGAGCACTTCTCTACCAACATGGGACTCCGTAATAGGCCAATCCAGGAAGGAGAAGTGGGTATATGACAAGCTAGAATGGGCCTATCCTCG ATTCTATATCAACAAGCCAGTCCGAGACCTCGCAGGTGCCGTTGCTCGACGCCTGAACATTGCAGATCCTAACACATCATGCATGCTATTCTCATCCACAAACGCTCGGAAATGCGCCACCTCCCTTCGCGAAGCAAGCCCAGATCCCGAAAACGAATCAGAGTCAGACATCATCCACTTCTGCACACCGGCCGATCCAGATATCGGAGTTGGGCCTTGGGGCTGGGCCAGTTTCTCAGCGGTCGTGATGCCGAGTGAGTCATGGAACAAGGCAATGGCATTCTGGCGGGATACAGGCAGCGGACTATCCACCCGGCATGCAGAGTTCTGTCTGGAAGTGCTGCACTATCTCGGCTCGGAGTCCTCAAACAAGGAGTTCTGTGCCGGGGCGCCTCGCAAAGGGAATCGCCACTCGCTGCCACAGTCGCTTGCCTTGGTAGaggctgcagaggctgcAGAGACTTCACTCGACGGTGTGAAATCAATCCTCGCGCGCATCGCGACATCCGAACAGCCTGGGCAGCCCACTGTTAGTCCAGATGACGTCTTTCTCTATCCTACCGGGATGAATGCCATCTTCTCACTCTCGGAGAATCTACTCCAGCTCGACGGCGATTCAAGGGTTGCCGCGTTTGG ATGGCTATATCCTGAAACAGTCGAAGTTTTGCGGGCTGGCTGGGGCAAAGTGCTCGCATATAGATTCGGGACGGAGAGAGAATACAACCACTTGGAGGAGTCTCTAGAGTCTGGAAAGAGGATCAAGGCTCTATTCTGCGAAATCCCGAGTAATATCACGCTATATACGCCTGACCTCCGCAGAATACGCGCCCTGGCTGATAAGTACGGGTTCATTGTTGCTTGCGATAATACAGTTGCTGGATATCACGACATTGATGCACTTCCTTACGTCGATGTCATGATCTCGAGCCTGACGAAGTCTTTCAGCGGTGCGTCAAATGTGACCGGTGGGGG TCTTGTCCTGAACCCTGGATCCCGGTATCACAGTACCCTCCGCAAGCTGCTCAATGACAACTACGAGAAGACATATTTCCCCCTCGACGTCGCGCAACTCCAGACAAACTGCCAAAGCACGGCCTGGCGAGTGAACAAATGCAACAAAAACACCCTCCCCCTTGTTGATCTGTTCGCCTCACACCCCACAGTAGCAGCAGTCCACCACCCCTCCACCGAGCCAACCTCGCACCTATACAAATCCCTAATGCGCAAGGACGGCGGGTACGGGAATCTCCTCAGCGTGGTGTTCCACAACCCGCGCAGCGCAGAACATTTCTATAATATCCTCGATACCTGCAAGGGCTCGAGCTTTGGCACGAACTTTACGCTGGCTGTGCCGTATGTCCAGCTTGCGAATTTCTGGAATCAGGATAAGGTGGTAAAGTATGGCGTGCCCAGGCATATCATTCGTATCAGTGTCGGGcttgaggagggggaggagcttgttgaggttgtggctAGGGCTCTGGAGGGTGTGGTTGAGTTTGAAGCGCGGCCTGTGCATGGCGTTGAGAGGTCGTTGTGTACGGAGGGGAATGTATCTGGAGGATCAATGTGTAAGGAAGAGCACATATCTAACTAG
- a CDS encoding cytochrome P450 (COG:Q;~EggNog:ENOG410PKU2;~InterPro:IPR001128,IPR017972,IPR002401,IPR036396;~PFAM:PF00067;~TransMembrane:2 (i12-30o36-56i);~go_function: GO:0005506 - iron ion binding [Evidence IEA];~go_function: GO:0016705 - oxidoreductase activity, acting on paired donors, with incorporation or reduction of molecular oxygen [Evidence IEA];~go_function: GO:0020037 - heme binding [Evidence IEA];~go_process: GO:0055114 - oxidation-reduction process [Evidence IEA]), giving the protein MSDARINTMDASLPLYLLLLPVALLTYLVYHVFYTFYWHPLAAFPGPPLAALTRLYRTYIDCSPSRSFVHTLGQLHEKYGDIIRIGPNELHFHSPAAYLEIYNANHRWDKEKSLYHSFGEDRSSFGFLTYRESKERKDVLSRRFSKKAVQDAQRIVEGIVLDLCNTFEQNSASPVDLFYAFRCMSIDVITYLCFANSVDAVHAPNYEAPIILAMDASLPVFVRFKHSSFYKNMIMNCPPKLSKIISPATAGLVDLQTLLKAQIEEITTDPGKLAKLPHSTTIYHELLRPEAYRTGTAPSSGSLFEESQALMFGGADTTGTTLMHGCFYILSSKEIYAKIKAELLTAWPILDGPPLSWEELEKLPYLTAVIKESLRMSPGVASPLPRVVPATGAIITKTPIPGGTVVAHASHFVHRNPDVFGNPDEFIPDRWLGEHGRALDRWLLSFSRGPRSCLGQHLAWLELYLCFGHLFRKFDVEIDPSSPKELEWRDCFLPDYVGPHLRAKMTPVTS; this is encoded by the exons ATGTCGGATGCTCGAATTAACACCATGGACGCCTCACTGCCACTCtacctgctgctgctcccgGTGGCACTGCTCACTTATTTAGTGTACCACGTCTTCTACACCTTCTATTGGCACCCGCTCGCGGCCTTCCCCGGGCCTCCACTCGCGGCCTTGACCCGGCTCTACAGGACGTACATCGACTGCTCGCCCAGCCGCTCCTTCGTCCACACCCTGGGCCAGCTCCACGAGAAATATG GCGATATCATCCGAATCGGCCCGAATGAG TTGCACTTTCACTCCCCCGCGGCTTACCTCGAAATATACAATGCGAATCACCGGTgggacaaggagaagagtcTGTACCATAGCTTTGGCGAGGACCGCTCGTCGTTTGGGTTCCTGACCTACCGCGagtcgaaggagaggaaggatgtTCTCTCGCGCAGGTTTTCCAAGAAGGCTGTCCAGGACGCTCAGAGGATTGTGGAGGGAATA GTCCTCGATCTATGTAACACATTCGAGCAGAACAGCGCTTCGCCCGTTGATCTCTTCTACGCCTTTCGCTGCATGTCCATCGATGTTATTACTT ACTTGTGCTTCGCAAACTCGGTGGACGCCGTCCATGCGCCCAACTATGAGGCGCCCATCATCCTGGCCATGGATGCGTCGCTCCCGGTGTTTGTCCGATTCAAGCATTCGTCCTTTTATAAAAACATGATCATGAACTGCCCCCCGAAGCTGTCAAAGATTATTAGCCCGGCGACTGCTGGCCTGGTTGATCTACAAACT CTTCTCAAAGCCCAAATCGAAGAAATTACAACTGATCCTGGAAAGCTGGCCAAACTCCCACACTCGACTACAATATATCATGAGCTTCTCCGACCGGAGGCTTACCGCACTGGAACCGCCCCGAGTAGTGGGAGCCTCTTCGAAGAGTCGCAAGCCCTGATGTTCGGTGGCGCAGACACAACCGGCACTACCCTCATGCACGGCTGCTTTTACATCCTATCCTCCAAGGAGATCTACGCCAAAATCAAGGCCGAACTGCTCACCGCTTGGCCCATTCTCGATGGTCCCCCGCTAAGCtgggaggagttggagaagctgccgTATCTG ACTGCCGTCATCAAGGAGTCACTCCGCATGAGCCCGGGAGTTGCCTCGCCGCTTCCGAGAGTCGTTCCTGCGACCGGCGCTATCATCACCAAGACTCCGATTCCTGGGGGT ACCGTTGTCGCCCACGCGAGTCATTTCGTCCACCGCAATCCTGACGTCTTTGGAAACCCCGACGAGTTCATCCCTGACCGCTGGCTCGGCGAGCACGGGCGGGCGCTGGATAGATGGCTGCTTAGTTTCTCGCGCGGCCCGCGCAGTTGTCTCGGGCAGCA TCTTGCTTGGCTGGAACTTTACTTGTGCTTCGGCCATCTCTTCCGCAAGTTCGATGTGGAAATTGACCCTTCGAG TCCAAAGGAACTGGAATGGAGAGACTGTTTCCTTCCGGATTATGTCGGGCCGCATCTCCGGGCGAAAATGACGCCGGTGACCAGCTAA
- a CDS encoding class I SAM-dependent methyltransferase (COG:S;~EggNog:ENOG410PMCI;~InterPro:IPR029063;~PFAM:PF13489,PF08241,PF13649) yields MAEGRNLEVDNTQDDSSSVFSDDYQSELTSLRSSIMDYRYENGRRYHAYRAGSYWGPNDEKAQEQLDIGHHLYNLMLYGKLYLAPIPDDVQKVLDVGTGTGIWAMEFADLFPSATVVGTDLSPIQPSWVPPNVQFEVDDCCDEWLYGKDAFDFIHIRGLYGCVSDWDRFYQQALNALKPGAWIEQAEQGVVPKSDDGTTDGTALQEWGDVSVKAGDEFGKTLCALDTSRDGMIKAGFVDVVERRFKVPIGGWASDKRLKQLGLYNRLQWEEGVEGWCMFLLTAVLGWSREEVELYLSRTRKALRNPKIHGYQEFTVVYGRKPEKAAGAE; encoded by the exons ATGGCTGAAGGTCGCAATCTCGAGGTCGACAAC ACGCAGGACGACAGCTCGTCCGTGTTCAGCGATGACTACCAGTC GGAGTTGACTTCGCTGCGCAGCAGCATCATGGACTATCGCTATGAGAATGGCAGACGCTACCATGCTTACCGGGCTGGGTCGTACTG GGGACCCAATGACGAGAAAGCCCAGGAACAGCTAGACATTGG ACACCATCTCTATAACCTTATGCTATACGGGAAGCTGTACCTTGCGCCCATCCCGGATGATGTCCAG AAAGTCCTCGATGTCGGTACCGGAACGGGTATCTGGGCGAT GGAATTTGCTGACCTGTTCCCATCCGCAACCGTCGTCGGCACCGATCTCTCGCCCATCCAACCCAGCTGGGTCCCGCCCAACGTGCAGTTCGAAGTCGACGACTGCTGCGACGAGTGGCTATACGGCAAGGACGCCTTCGACTTCATTCACATCCGCGGTCTGTACGGCTGCGTGTCCGACTGGGACCGTTTCTACCAGCAGGCCTTGAA CGCACTCAAGCCCGGCGCCTGGATCGAACAGGCCGAACAAGGCGTCGTCCCGAAATCCGATGACGGCACCACCGACGGCACCGCGCTACAGGAATGGGGCGACGTGTCCGTCAAAGCCGGCGATGAATTCGGCAAGACGCTTTGCGCCCTGGACACCTCTCGCGACGGCATGATCAAGGCCGGGTTCGTAGATGTCGTTGAGCGCCGCTTCAAGGTCCCCATTGGCGGATGGGCGAGCGACAAGCGTCTGAAGCAGCTGGGTCTTTACAACCGGCTGCAGTGGGAAGAGGGTGTTGAGGGCTGGTGCATGTTCTTGCTTACCGCTGTGCTTGGG TGGTCTCGCGAAGAGGTTGAGCTGTATCTGTCGCGCACGCGCAAGGCCCTGCGCAACCCCAAAATCCACGGATATCAGGAATT CACTGTCGTCTACGGAAGGAAGCCTGAGAAGGCGGCTGGAGCTGAATGA